A genomic window from Ascaphus truei isolate aAscTru1 chromosome 1, aAscTru1.hap1, whole genome shotgun sequence includes:
- the C1H18orf32 gene encoding UPF0729 protein C18orf32 homolog has protein sequence MVCIPCIVIPVLLWVYKKFLEPYVYPFIAPFINRIWPSKSVKEVPAPGGKEKVDCNGSCTPESNGITNGSVAKEPEPVSDKKTD, from the exons ATGGTGTGCATCCCTTGCATAGTCATTCCAGTCCTACTGTGGGTGTACAAGAAATTTTTGGAGCCGTACGTGTATCCCTTTATAGCTCCTTTCATCAACCGCATCTGGCCAAGCAAATCTGTCAAGGAAGTCCCTGCACCTGGTGGTAAAGAAAAAGTAGATTGCAATGGCAGCTGCACG CCGGAGAGCAATGGAATCACAAATGGAAGTGTCGCTAAAGAACCAGAACCAGTTTCTGATAAAAAGACTGACTAA